Part of the Gemmatimonadota bacterium genome, CCAGGACCAGCAGCAAGACCACGGCCCGCGGGCCCTTGGCCCGACGGCCAGGCTGTGAGCTATCCATGCCTGCAACCATTCGTCGGCGGCAGCCGCGGCGCAACGGCGCCGTCCCCCACCCCGGGGTGGGCTTTACGCAACCTTGTCACGGGCGTGACGGGCCCTTCACGGCGTCGGCCGCCGGGGAAAGTAACTTCGAGTCACCAAGCATCCAGTCCAGCCAGGAGGCGACCGCTCATGAAAAGATTCGTGCTCTTCATCGCGCACTAGGGGCGGGAATGGACGAGCGCGTCCGTCCCGCCCCTCGTCTTGGGCGGTAGCCGTGCCGCACCCGCGGTGGCGGAACCGTACCCGGGCATGTTCACTTCTCTCTATGGGCGCGCCAGACCCCACTCGACCCGCCCCTCACTCGCACGAGCAACCATGACCGCGTTCGAACCGGACGACATCCGTTGGGTCGTCATGAGCGACCTGCATCTGGGTGACGACGGCAGCTTGCTGACCAGCGTGGACCCGGACACGTACGCGGTGGACCCGCGCCGAGGCTCGGACACGCTGACGGCGCTCGTTGCGGTGTTGCGCGACATGGTCGAGCGAAACGACGGGACGGCGCGTCCTACGCTCATTGTCAACGGCGACTTTCTGGACCTGGCCTTCAGCCGATTCAACATCGCGCTGATGCACTTTCAGCGGTTCGCTGAGCTCGTGCTGGAGCCCGGCAACGAACTGTTCGACCGGATCGTCTTCCTGCCCGGCAACCACGATCACCACCTGTGGGAGATGGCACGGGAAACGCAGTACGCGCGCACGATCGCGGACGCCCGCGCCGGCGACCTGCCGCCCATGCGGCACAGCACCTCGCCGCACCTGGAAGAAGGCGTCTCCTCCTTCCTGTTGTCTCGCCTCCTGCGGAGCGTCAGACCGAACGAGCCGGAGGAGCAGCGGCTGCGTCGGCTCGCGGTCGTCTATCCCAACCTCATCCTCTCGGACGGGGGTGATCGCGCGGCCATCCTGCACCACGGCCATTACGCGGAAGGGATCTATCACCTGGTCAGCCGCGCCTATCGGTGGCTCTTCCCGGGCCGGCCGGAGCCCCACACCCTCGAGTCGATCGAAGGGGAGAACTTCGCCTGGATAGACTTCTTCTGGTCGCTGTTGGGTCGTTCGGGAGACGCGGGCAAGGACATCGAGACCCTGTCCGAGATGCTCCACTACCCGGAGCACGTGGGCGACTACGCCGACCAACTGGCGGAACGCGCCGCCGCGGCGCGCGATATCCCCTGGATTCCCACCGCCGCGCTGGAAAAGCGAGCGCTCAAGAAGGTCTTCTCGATGGTGGCCGAGCGCTTCGCGGGCGAGCGCTTCCACCGCGACCGGGTGTGCACCGCGGAGACCATGGGCGTGCTGGCGCGATACCTGTTCGGCCCCACGCTCGAGCAAGTGCGCACGTCGCTGGGTGAAGTGCCCGCGGATCTCTCGTTCCTCTGGGGGCACACCCACAAGCCGTTCGAGAAGATCCTGCGGGACACGCGCACGGGGCGTGAGGTGGCGGTCTACAATTCGGGCGGGTGGGTGATCGACTCGCTCTCTCCGTCGCCTACGATTGGTGCGTCCGCCATTCTGCTCAACGAGTCACTCGACGTTGCGTCGCTGCGCTTCTTCTACGACGCGCCCGGCGGCGGGAGCATAGTCTTCGAGGTCGTGCGCCCGGGGGGCGTTCAGGACTTCGACGTGGAGCCCACCCCGGCGGCTCCGCTGCCGGCGCCCGGCGAGGGCGGAGGCGAGTGCCTGGCGGCGGAGCCGGGCGGAGGCATGCCGGTGGAGGAAGGGGAGCGCGAGGCGGCCGAGCCGTCCGGGCGCGCGCCGGACGACGCCGGCGTTCGGCTCGACTTCGCCCGGGCGATGCAGCGGCGCGTACGCGCGTCGGTCGCCGGCGGCGGCGGCTGGGACGAGCTGGCCGAGCGCATACGCGCGGGCATCCTGCTCCGCCGCCGCCGCCTGGAGGCGACGTTCGGACCGTGATGGGTGACGGAGCGACCTGCGAGGTCGATGTCATAGTCGTCGGCTCCGGGTTCGGCGGGTCGGTCGCGGCGCTTCGGTTCGCCGAGGCCGGCCACCGCGTCGTCGTGCTGGAGCGCGGGGATTGGGTGCTGCGCGAGAGCCACGAGCCGGACGCCGACGCGCTCTGGAAGCCGCACCGGCAGCTGTTCGGCATGCACGACTTCCGAGCGCGCGGCCGCAACGTCATCCCCTGGCTGGGTAGCTGCGTCGGCGGCGGCTCGCACGTCTACGCGGCCACGCTGAAGCGCCTCCTCTCTCTGGACGGCTTCCCGGCGGCGGTCAGGGAAGAGGGCCTGGACGAGTTCTACGACGTGGCAGAGTGCGTCCTGGACGCTCAGCGCTACCCCGACTGGGCCCCGTACGGCCAGGTGCGCTCCACGCAGCTGCTTTACCGCGCCGGCGACCGGTTGAAGGAGACGCACCCGGAGTTGGTCGAAGAATGGGGCGCGATCAACCTGGGCATCAGCTTCGCGCCGGAGGGCGGACAGCCCGGCGCGCCGTTTACCAACAAGCACGGGGCGCGGCAACGCTATCAGGATCCACAGGCTCCCGACCTTCTCGGAGGCGACATCGGGGCGACCAACAGCCTCGATCTGAACTACCTGTTCCTTGCGCAGAAGGAAGGAGCGGAAGTCAGGGCGCTGTGCGAGGCGGACAGGATCGAGCCGCTGGAGGGCGGCGGGTACCGCGTGCACTACGTTCGCCGGACTCCGTTCCCCGGCCGCCTGCGGCGACACCTGGCGCGCTGGCTGCCCTTCCTGGCGGCGCCCGTGGAGTCGACCGAATCGCTGTGCGCCCAGCGCGTCGTGCTCGCCGCCGGCAGCATCGGCACGACCGAGCTGCTGCTGCGCAACCGGGACGTACACGGCACGCTCGCGGGGCTCGGCGACGCGCTCGGCAGGGGCTACTCGTCCAACGGCGACTACGTCACGCTCATGCAGCCGTTCAAGGGATTCTATCTGTCCTGGGCGGGGCTCATCGTCGCGGCGGGGGCTGCCGTCCTGGGTGCGTGGTGGATCGCCGCTGCGGGTGCGCTCGCCTACGCCGTCGGCCTGCTCGTGTCCAGGAGGGCCTTCGATCCCGACATAGGGGCGACCAACAGCGACTATATCCGTTTCGTGGCACGAGACGGGAGTCCTCAGGGCGTCTACGTGGAGGGCGGGCGCTACCCCACGCCGCTGAGAGCCGGACTGGCGATCGCGCTCAGCGTCGTGGGGCTCTGGCGGCCGGGACGCTACAAGCGGATCGTCGCCCTCACCAACTTCCTGCGACGCTGGGTTCCGCCCTTCGAGCTCATCGGCCGAAGTTGGCCGATTCCGCTCCTGCAGATGGGCCGGGACGCGGCCCGTGGCACGTTCGCACTCGATGAGGCCGGGAGGGCCGAGATCGATTTCGAGCTGGAGGCCAACGACGACTACTACGAGTACCTGGGCGAGCTCGGGCGCCTCACCTCGGACGCCGTCGGCGCCCGGTGGTTTCCGAACTTCGTCGCCCGCACGCTGCGCAAGGTGGAGGTGCCGCACAACCTGGGCGGAGCCCACATGGCGGACGGACCCGCCGATGGCGTCGTCGATCACGCCGGTCGAGTATTCGGCTACCGGGATCTCCTGGTGCTCGACGGGTCGGTCATCCCTCGGGCGCTGGGTCCCAACCCGGCGCTGACCATTGCCGCGCTGGCTGAGCGCGCCATGCGTCACGTGCTCGACCAGATCGAGAGGGAGGGATCCGCTCGCGCCGACCCTCGGTGATCTTGCCCGGAACTTCGGGGGGGGGTGTATTATTCGGGCGAAGCGTCCACCGGCGGCCCCGCCACCGACGGTACGGACACCAGGCGAGGGTTGGAGGCGACCGATGATGGACACCACGACCGGAGATGGCTCCACCGGCGACGCCGGGGCGCTGCCCGCCCCCGTTGCCGACTGGGTCGTCGAATCGGACCGGCAGCGCGAGGAGTTGCGCGCGCTGATCGACGCGTACTCGACCGAGGAGTTGATGTGGCGTCGGGGCCCCGGCAAGTGGGCGATCGCTGACCACGTCTCCCACCTCGTCCTCACCAACTCGGCGTACATCCCGGCGATCGCGGAGGCGGCCCGGCGAGCCAAGGACGCCGAACTGCTGGGGACGCCGCCCTATCGAAGCTCCTTCGTAGGGTCGCGATTCCTGCGTATGCTGGAGCCACCGGTCGTGCGCCGATTCAAGACCATGAAGCGGCTCGAGCCCTCTACCGATGACACGCCGCCCGCGGCTCGCGTCGAAGCCTTCGAGGCCGGTATGGAGCACCTGGAGCGAGTGTTGCGCGGTGCCGCCGACGTGGACCTGGGCCGCGCCAAGATGCGCTCCCCGCTGATGTGGCTAATGAAGCTCACGCTGGCGGAGGCCGTGCAGGTCGTCCTGGCTCACAATCGGCGACACCTCTGGCTCGCCGACGAGGTGATCAGATCGCCGGGGTTCCCCGCGGCAGGAGCGGCGTAACGGCAATGTCTCCGGGGCGGTGGGGTGGTGTCGGGTTGGTCTTGGCTCTGGTCGCGGGAGCCGGCTGCGAGGACCTGCTTCAGGCCGGACGCTCCGCGTTCGGCACGGCGGCGCCGGATTCGACGCCGCAGGGCTCGACGCCGCGCTCGCCACCGCCCGGCCAGGAGCAGCCGGCGCCCGGGGGCGTCGCGAGGCAGTCGCCGCTGCTCGAGGCGCGGCCCGATCTGCTGGGTCGGCCGGCGTGGGAGGGAGAGCGGTCCGGCGTGGCCGACAACCTCCGGGCGATCTTCGAAGACGAGGGCGCCGAAGGGGTCATCGTGGTGCACGATCTGAGGAGCGGAGCCACGCTTCGCTCGGACTCGGTGCGCGCCGGACGGCGGGCGATCCCGGCGTCCACCTTCAAGATCCTCAACGCGCTGATCGCGCTCGAGACGGGGGTGATCTCGGGGAGCGCGGACACCATCCCCTGGGACGGCGTCGACAGGGGGGCCCCTGCCTGGAATCGCGACCACGACCTGGCGTCGGCGTTTCGCGCCTCGGCCGTGTGGTACTACCAGGAACTGGCGCGGCGGGTCGGCCTGGAGCGGATGGAGGCGTGGCTCAGGCGAATCGGGTACGGAAACTCCGACGTCGGCGGCGTGGTCGACGGGTTCTGGCTCGACGGGCCGCTCGCGGTCTCACCGGACGAGCAGATCGGCTTCCTGCGTCGCCTGCAGTCGGGTCAGCTCCCGTTTTCGACGCGGTCGATGGAGGTAGTGCGCGAGATCATGGTGCTGGAGCGC contains:
- a CDS encoding GMC oxidoreductase — encoded protein: MGDGATCEVDVIVVGSGFGGSVAALRFAEAGHRVVVLERGDWVLRESHEPDADALWKPHRQLFGMHDFRARGRNVIPWLGSCVGGGSHVYAATLKRLLSLDGFPAAVREEGLDEFYDVAECVLDAQRYPDWAPYGQVRSTQLLYRAGDRLKETHPELVEEWGAINLGISFAPEGGQPGAPFTNKHGARQRYQDPQAPDLLGGDIGATNSLDLNYLFLAQKEGAEVRALCEADRIEPLEGGGYRVHYVRRTPFPGRLRRHLARWLPFLAAPVESTESLCAQRVVLAAGSIGTTELLLRNRDVHGTLAGLGDALGRGYSSNGDYVTLMQPFKGFYLSWAGLIVAAGAAVLGAWWIAAAGALAYAVGLLVSRRAFDPDIGATNSDYIRFVARDGSPQGVYVEGGRYPTPLRAGLAIALSVVGLWRPGRYKRIVALTNFLRRWVPPFELIGRSWPIPLLQMGRDAARGTFALDEAGRAEIDFELEANDDYYEYLGELGRLTSDAVGARWFPNFVARTLRKVEVPHNLGGAHMADGPADGVVDHAGRVFGYRDLLVLDGSVIPRALGPNPALTIAALAERAMRHVLDQIEREGSARADPR
- a CDS encoding metallophosphoesterase, whose product is MTAFEPDDIRWVVMSDLHLGDDGSLLTSVDPDTYAVDPRRGSDTLTALVAVLRDMVERNDGTARPTLIVNGDFLDLAFSRFNIALMHFQRFAELVLEPGNELFDRIVFLPGNHDHHLWEMARETQYARTIADARAGDLPPMRHSTSPHLEEGVSSFLLSRLLRSVRPNEPEEQRLRRLAVVYPNLILSDGGDRAAILHHGHYAEGIYHLVSRAYRWLFPGRPEPHTLESIEGENFAWIDFFWSLLGRSGDAGKDIETLSEMLHYPEHVGDYADQLAERAAAARDIPWIPTAALEKRALKKVFSMVAERFAGERFHRDRVCTAETMGVLARYLFGPTLEQVRTSLGEVPADLSFLWGHTHKPFEKILRDTRTGREVAVYNSGGWVIDSLSPSPTIGASAILLNESLDVASLRFFYDAPGGGSIVFEVVRPGGVQDFDVEPTPAAPLPAPGEGGGECLAAEPGGGMPVEEGEREAAEPSGRAPDDAGVRLDFARAMQRRVRASVAGGGGWDELAERIRAGILLRRRRLEATFGP
- a CDS encoding DinB family protein, with the protein product MMDTTTGDGSTGDAGALPAPVADWVVESDRQREELRALIDAYSTEELMWRRGPGKWAIADHVSHLVLTNSAYIPAIAEAARRAKDAELLGTPPYRSSFVGSRFLRMLEPPVVRRFKTMKRLEPSTDDTPPAARVEAFEAGMEHLERVLRGAADVDLGRAKMRSPLMWLMKLTLAEAVQVVLAHNRRHLWLADEVIRSPGFPAAGAA
- the blaOXA gene encoding class D beta-lactamase, translating into MSPGRWGGVGLVLALVAGAGCEDLLQAGRSAFGTAAPDSTPQGSTPRSPPPGQEQPAPGGVARQSPLLEARPDLLGRPAWEGERSGVADNLRAIFEDEGAEGVIVVHDLRSGATLRSDSVRAGRRAIPASTFKILNALIALETGVISGSADTIPWDGVDRGAPAWNRDHDLASAFRASAVWYYQELARRVGLERMEAWLRRIGYGNSDVGGVVDGFWLDGPLAVSPDEQIGFLRRLQSGQLPFSTRSMEVVREIMVLERGADWTLRGKTGWSRQGLTEGLWFVGWVERGDDAAFFAIEFEISSPNRDVGMMRERIYRRTLSELGLIPS